In one window of Nocardioides panacisoli DNA:
- a CDS encoding mechanosensitive ion channel — MEDFWDQIDWASMVQNVVFAIVILVVTWIVATLVKTLFARLTTKVPALQGDGGSGDTLGASLGQVASLLVWLFGLIAVLQVFALGQVLAPIQGLLNGIFEFLPNIIGAGFVFFVGALVAKIVRQLIHTALTALPYERWLSTANAKAGEATGTGGTRVDTDRQGSLARTLPTTLATVVYGLIMLLVAIAALQVLGIESISRPAEQMLQTIFDAVPSIVAALVLLGIGVAIARFVGGILEQLLVGAGTDRALREIQVLPEDKEASPVIAKVAQVGIALFFAVAAVQLLGFPQLTIILSEVLELGGRVLFGGVIVVAGVFIANLVSGFLSGHASTFIRYAIIVLFAAMGLNYMGVANRIIELGFGALVVGGALAAALAFGLGGREAAARQLEQFRQGTGSGTGGSAT; from the coding sequence ATGGAAGATTTCTGGGACCAGATCGACTGGGCATCCATGGTGCAGAACGTGGTATTCGCGATCGTCATCCTCGTCGTCACCTGGATCGTCGCGACCCTCGTCAAGACGCTGTTCGCCCGGCTCACGACCAAGGTGCCTGCGCTGCAGGGCGACGGCGGGAGTGGCGACACACTCGGCGCGTCACTGGGCCAGGTGGCCTCGCTGCTGGTGTGGCTGTTCGGCCTCATCGCCGTGCTCCAGGTGTTCGCGCTCGGCCAGGTGCTGGCGCCCATCCAGGGGCTCCTCAATGGGATCTTCGAGTTCCTGCCCAACATCATCGGCGCGGGATTCGTCTTCTTCGTGGGAGCGCTGGTCGCCAAGATCGTGCGCCAGCTCATCCACACGGCACTGACGGCCCTGCCCTACGAGCGATGGCTGAGCACGGCCAACGCCAAGGCGGGGGAGGCCACCGGGACCGGGGGGACCCGGGTCGACACCGACCGTCAGGGCTCCCTGGCCAGGACGCTTCCCACCACCCTGGCGACGGTCGTCTACGGGCTGATCATGCTGCTGGTCGCGATCGCTGCCCTGCAGGTGTTGGGCATCGAGTCGATCTCCCGCCCCGCCGAGCAGATGCTGCAGACCATCTTCGACGCGGTCCCGAGCATCGTCGCCGCGTTGGTCCTGCTCGGCATCGGTGTCGCCATCGCCCGGTTCGTCGGTGGGATCCTCGAGCAGTTGCTGGTGGGTGCCGGCACCGACCGGGCGCTGCGCGAGATCCAGGTGCTGCCCGAGGACAAGGAGGCCAGCCCCGTCATCGCCAAGGTGGCGCAGGTCGGCATCGCCCTGTTCTTCGCGGTCGCGGCGGTCCAGCTGCTGGGGTTCCCGCAGCTGACGATCATCCTCAGTGAGGTCCTCGAGCTCGGCGGGCGCGTGCTGTTCGGTGGCGTGATCGTGGTGGCGGGCGTCTTCATCGCCAACCTGGTCTCCGGGTTCCTCTCGGGGCACGCGAGCACCTTCATCCGCTACGCGATCATCGTGCTGTTCGCCGCGATGGGCCTCAACTACATGGGCGTCGCCAACCGGATCATCGAGCTCGGCTTCGGTGCGTTGGTCGTCGGCGGCGCGCTGGCCGCAGCGCTCGCCTTCGGGCTCGGTGGCCGCGAGGCCGCGGCGCGCCAGCTCGAGCAGTTCCGGCAGGGGACGGGGTCCGGGACGGGGGGCTCCGCGACCTGA
- a CDS encoding TetR/AcrR family transcriptional regulator produces the protein MTSAPRRQLKPRQVETVQKLLDGGLRQLEEGGAEALTIRQVALQAGVSPATAYTYFSSKGHLVTELFVRMLAEDAHEPSGRTPTARVQSVTRHLTDLLEGAPALAAAVTVALLGSDPDVDRLRLHVGAEFVSRFEEALGDAATPAVLEALTFAFSGALLQAGMGLVTYAELGDRLDVVVATILEGTLTP, from the coding sequence ATGACCAGTGCGCCGCGCCGGCAGCTCAAGCCGCGCCAGGTCGAGACCGTGCAGAAGCTGCTCGACGGTGGCCTGCGCCAGCTGGAGGAGGGCGGGGCCGAGGCGCTCACCATCCGCCAGGTGGCCCTGCAGGCCGGGGTCTCGCCGGCGACGGCCTACACCTACTTCTCCTCCAAGGGCCACCTCGTCACCGAGCTGTTCGTCCGGATGCTCGCCGAGGACGCCCACGAGCCCTCCGGGCGTACGCCGACCGCGCGGGTGCAGTCGGTGACCCGCCACCTCACCGATCTCCTCGAGGGCGCGCCGGCGCTCGCCGCGGCGGTGACCGTGGCGCTGCTGGGCAGCGACCCCGACGTCGACCGGTTGCGGCTCCACGTCGGTGCGGAGTTCGTCTCCCGCTTCGAGGAGGCGCTCGGTGACGCCGCCACGCCCGCGGTGCTCGAGGCGCTCACCTTCGCGTTCTCCGGGGCCCTGCTGCAGGCCGGCATGGGCCTGGTCACCTACGCCGAGCTCGGCGACCGCCTCGACGTCGTCGTCGCCACCATCCTCGAAGGGACCCTCACCCCGTGA
- a CDS encoding cytochrome P450: MTAGTAPATAPIDFDPYDYDFHEDPYPTYARLRAEDPVHHAARDDLWVISRHADVFAVMRDDETYSNQMGVSLDASAWTAEAHRVMSFLALDGAAQSRIRRLVSRAFTPRRVRELTPNVQALTDHYLDRTLAANAEHGEADWIGDFAGRLPMDVISEMMGVPQADRDEVRRLADLTVHREAGVRDVPEAGVAASMELFTYFGDMVTRRRGQPTEDLTSALLAAEMEGDRLRDGEVIAFLFLMVVAGNETTTKLLGNALHHLAAHPEQQREVFADPAEPEAYVAPWVEETLRFDTSSQMLTRYVVHDTELSGTAVPAGAKALILLGSANRDERVFTDPTRYDIHRDRSELAESLSFGTGRHFCLGANLARLEAKVVLTELVRRVSGFEVHADRAERVHSTSVRGFARLPVSFTERSA; this comes from the coding sequence GTGACCGCCGGGACCGCGCCGGCCACCGCGCCGATCGACTTCGACCCCTACGACTACGACTTCCACGAGGACCCCTACCCGACCTACGCGCGGCTGCGCGCCGAGGACCCGGTCCACCACGCCGCCCGCGACGACCTCTGGGTGATCTCCCGGCACGCCGACGTGTTCGCGGTGATGCGCGACGACGAGACCTACTCCAACCAGATGGGGGTCTCCCTCGACGCGTCCGCCTGGACCGCCGAGGCCCACCGGGTGATGTCCTTCCTCGCCCTCGACGGCGCCGCCCAGAGCCGCATCCGGCGGCTCGTCTCGCGCGCCTTCACACCCCGCCGGGTGCGGGAGCTGACCCCGAACGTCCAGGCGCTGACCGACCACTACCTCGACCGCACCCTCGCCGCCAACGCAGAGCACGGCGAGGCCGACTGGATCGGCGACTTCGCCGGCCGCCTGCCGATGGACGTCATCTCGGAGATGATGGGCGTGCCGCAGGCCGACCGCGACGAGGTACGCCGACTGGCCGATCTCACGGTCCACCGGGAGGCCGGCGTACGTGACGTGCCGGAGGCGGGGGTCGCGGCGTCGATGGAGCTGTTCACCTACTTCGGCGACATGGTCACGCGCCGGCGCGGGCAGCCGACCGAGGACCTCACCTCCGCGCTGCTCGCCGCCGAGATGGAGGGCGACCGGCTCCGTGACGGCGAAGTCATCGCGTTCCTCTTCCTCATGGTCGTCGCCGGCAACGAGACCACCACCAAGCTGCTCGGCAACGCGCTGCACCACCTCGCGGCCCATCCCGAGCAGCAGCGCGAGGTGTTCGCCGACCCCGCCGAGCCCGAGGCGTACGTCGCGCCGTGGGTGGAGGAGACGCTGCGCTTCGACACCTCCAGCCAGATGCTCACGCGCTACGTCGTGCACGACACCGAGCTGTCCGGCACGGCGGTCCCGGCCGGCGCCAAGGCGCTGATCCTGCTCGGCTCGGCCAACCGCGACGAGCGGGTGTTCACCGACCCGACGCGCTACGACATCCACCGCGACCGCAGTGAGCTCGCCGAGAGCCTCAGCTTCGGCACCGGTCGCCACTTCTGCCTCGGCGCCAACCTCGCCCGGCTGGAGGCCAAGGTGGTGCTGACCGAGCTGGTACGCCGCGTCTCCGGCTTCGAGGTCCACGCCGACCGCGCCGAGCGGGTCCACTCGACCAGCGTGCGCGGGTTCGCCCGCCTGCCGGTGAGCTTCACCGAGCGGAGCGCGTGA
- a CDS encoding SDR family oxidoreductase, protein MGKYEQPERRPAIVAGASSGIGAATARALAAAGHPVALGARRTDLCEELATAVRAEGGEAVAHRLDVVEEESVAEFVAKATADHGEPEVVVCNAALVRPGVTHEVATERFAHEVDVNLLGAHRLVRALVPGMVERRRGDIVFVSSDVAVRARPFMSAYSASKWGLEGMVHALQMELEGTGVRASIVRPGPTWSEMGTDWDDAAAADVLNEWVRFGLARHPHFLKATAIADAITAVVAAPRGVHLSPVDVNPEAPLRED, encoded by the coding sequence ATGGGCAAGTACGAGCAGCCCGAGCGCCGCCCGGCGATCGTCGCCGGCGCCTCCTCGGGCATCGGCGCGGCGACCGCCCGCGCCCTCGCCGCCGCGGGGCACCCGGTGGCACTGGGCGCACGGCGTACCGACCTGTGCGAGGAGCTCGCGACCGCCGTCCGTGCCGAGGGTGGTGAGGCGGTCGCCCACCGGCTCGACGTGGTCGAGGAGGAGTCCGTGGCGGAGTTCGTCGCGAAGGCCACCGCGGACCACGGCGAGCCCGAGGTCGTCGTGTGCAACGCCGCACTGGTGCGGCCCGGCGTCACCCACGAGGTCGCCACCGAGCGCTTCGCGCACGAGGTCGACGTCAACCTCCTCGGCGCCCATCGGCTGGTGCGGGCACTGGTCCCGGGCATGGTCGAGCGTCGTCGCGGCGACATCGTCTTCGTCTCCTCCGACGTCGCGGTGCGGGCGCGGCCCTTCATGTCGGCCTACAGCGCCAGCAAGTGGGGCCTGGAGGGGATGGTCCACGCCCTGCAGATGGAGCTGGAGGGCACCGGGGTCCGTGCCTCCATCGTGCGGCCCGGCCCCACCTGGAGCGAGATGGGCACCGACTGGGACGACGCGGCTGCCGCGGACGTGCTGAACGAGTGGGTCCGGTTCGGGCTCGCCCGGCACCCGCACTTCCTCAAGGCCACGGCGATCGCGGACGCCATCACCGCGGTCGTCGCCGCACCCCGCGGCGTCCACCTCAGCCCGGTGGACGTCAACCCCGAAGCACCCCTACGGGAGGACTGA
- a CDS encoding cytochrome P450 encodes MVSTGSTNGRGTTNERATTNERATTNGRGTTAADRLAGIPEVSRPVDDWGADVPDIIKGTGHLPEMRLDPIGLFERVREECGDIGRFRLADSDVVLVTGAEANEAFFRAPDDVLDQAAAYPFMTPIFGKGVVFDASPEERQQMLKNQALRGEMMRGHAQTIEAEIRRMVADWGEEGEIDLLDFFAELTIYTTSACLIGKPFREELDSSFAQHYHELERGTDAIAYVDAYADLDNFRRRDAARVQLVELVQAIIDRRRARGTVPKEERDLLDVLISIDMDADTVTGIFISMMFAGHHTSSGTASWAMIELMRHPEVMADVVAELDELYADPEGTGAVEVSFQALRSIPVLEAALKETLRLHPPLVILMRLVQQEFELLGQQIPAGTLIAASPRVSNRIEADFPDASSFDPGRYIDSRQEDLQNRWTWIPFGAGKHRCVGNAFAMMQMKAIFSVILRDFTFEPAQPVDSYRDDFSKMVIQLQQPCRVRYRRRAGR; translated from the coding sequence ATGGTCTCGACAGGCTCGACCAACGGACGCGGCACGACCAACGAACGCGCCACGACCAACGAACGCGCCACGACCAACGGACGCGGCACGACGGCCGCGGACCGGCTCGCCGGGATCCCGGAGGTGTCGCGCCCGGTCGACGACTGGGGCGCCGACGTCCCCGACATCATCAAGGGCACCGGCCACCTGCCGGAGATGCGCCTGGACCCCATCGGGCTCTTCGAGCGCGTCCGGGAGGAGTGCGGCGACATCGGCCGGTTCCGGCTCGCCGACTCCGACGTGGTGCTGGTGACCGGCGCCGAGGCCAACGAGGCGTTCTTCCGCGCGCCGGACGACGTGCTCGACCAGGCCGCGGCGTACCCCTTCATGACGCCGATCTTCGGCAAGGGCGTCGTCTTCGACGCCAGCCCCGAGGAACGCCAGCAGATGCTGAAGAACCAGGCACTGCGCGGCGAGATGATGCGCGGCCACGCGCAGACCATCGAGGCCGAGATCCGCCGGATGGTCGCCGACTGGGGCGAGGAGGGCGAGATCGACCTGCTCGACTTCTTCGCGGAGCTGACCATCTACACCACCTCGGCGTGCCTGATCGGCAAGCCGTTCCGCGAGGAGCTCGACAGCAGCTTCGCGCAGCACTACCACGAGCTGGAGCGCGGCACCGACGCCATCGCCTACGTCGACGCGTACGCCGACCTGGACAACTTCCGCCGTCGCGACGCCGCCCGGGTCCAGCTGGTCGAGCTGGTGCAGGCCATCATCGACCGCCGCCGGGCGCGGGGGACGGTGCCCAAGGAGGAGCGCGACCTCCTCGACGTGCTGATCAGCATCGACATGGACGCCGACACCGTCACCGGCATCTTCATCTCGATGATGTTCGCGGGCCACCACACCAGCAGCGGCACCGCGTCGTGGGCGATGATCGAGCTGATGCGCCATCCCGAGGTGATGGCCGACGTCGTGGCCGAGCTCGACGAGCTCTACGCCGACCCCGAGGGGACCGGTGCCGTGGAGGTCTCCTTCCAGGCGCTGCGCTCGATCCCGGTGCTCGAGGCCGCGCTGAAGGAGACACTGCGGCTCCACCCGCCGCTGGTCATCCTGATGCGACTGGTGCAGCAGGAGTTCGAGCTGCTCGGCCAGCAGATCCCCGCCGGCACCCTGATCGCCGCCTCGCCGCGGGTGTCCAACCGCATCGAGGCGGACTTCCCCGACGCGAGTTCCTTCGACCCGGGGCGCTACATCGACTCCCGGCAGGAGGACCTGCAGAACCGCTGGACCTGGATCCCCTTCGGCGCCGGCAAGCACCGCTGTGTGGGCAACGCCTTCGCGATGATGCAGATGAAGGCGATCTTCTCGGTGATCCTGCGCGACTTCACCTTCGAGCCGGCCCAGCCCGTCGACTCCTACCGCGACGACTTCTCCAAGATGGTCATCCAGCTGCAACAGCCCTGCCGGGTCCGCTACCGCCGGAGGGCCGGCCGGTGA
- a CDS encoding ferredoxin, which produces MRVVADVDICQGHQLCQGEAPDVFGFDEDADVVVVLDEHPDEARRTDVTQAVKYCPAFALSLEEDR; this is translated from the coding sequence GTGAGGGTCGTCGCCGACGTCGACATCTGCCAGGGCCACCAGCTCTGCCAGGGCGAGGCACCCGACGTGTTCGGCTTCGACGAGGACGCCGACGTGGTGGTCGTCCTCGACGAGCACCCGGACGAGGCGCGGCGTACCGACGTCACCCAGGCGGTCAAGTACTGCCCCGCCTTCGCACTCTCACTGGAGGAAGACCGATGA
- a CDS encoding aldehyde dehydrogenase: MNTPQAQQLVDGKLGAASDRATYPILDPATGREIGVAPDSTAEDVDAAIAAARRAFDETEWSTDTGLRVRCLRQLHRALLDHADDFRALTTAEVGMPSFMMGAAGFDVPVGGLAWMTDLAERYEYETDLGVAEPMGIPTRRTVRREAVGVVAAITPWNVPNQINLAKVGPALAAGCTVVLKPAPDTPWVAAELGRLAAEHTDLPAGVLNVVTPRSNEVAAVLSSDPRVDMVSFTGSTATGRAIMAAAAPTLKRTFLELGGKSAAIVLDDADVGAAAGATAFAACIHAGQGCALTTRLVVPRERYDEAVEVAAATMAGIGVKDPGDPSAICGPVISAAQRDRVAAYLALAAEEGGRFATGGHVIDRDGYWVEPTVVAGLDNTSRLAQEEIFGPVLVVIPHGGDDDAVRIANDSEYGLSGSVDSADLDRARAVARRIRTGTLAVNGGVWFSADAPFGGYKQSGLGREMGVAGFEEYLETKTIAEPA; the protein is encoded by the coding sequence ATGAACACGCCGCAGGCGCAACAGCTCGTCGACGGCAAGCTGGGCGCCGCCAGCGACCGGGCGACGTACCCGATCCTCGACCCGGCGACCGGGCGCGAGATCGGCGTCGCGCCCGACAGCACCGCCGAGGACGTCGACGCCGCGATCGCCGCCGCACGGCGTGCCTTCGACGAGACCGAGTGGTCCACCGACACCGGGCTCCGGGTGCGTTGCCTGCGGCAGCTGCACCGGGCGCTGCTCGACCACGCAGATGACTTCCGCGCCCTGACGACCGCGGAGGTGGGGATGCCGTCGTTCATGATGGGGGCAGCCGGGTTCGACGTCCCCGTCGGGGGCCTGGCGTGGATGACCGACCTCGCCGAGCGCTACGAGTACGAGACCGACCTCGGGGTCGCCGAGCCGATGGGCATCCCGACCCGGCGGACCGTACGCCGCGAGGCGGTCGGCGTTGTTGCCGCCATCACGCCGTGGAACGTGCCCAACCAGATCAACCTCGCCAAGGTCGGCCCGGCCCTGGCGGCCGGCTGCACGGTCGTGCTCAAGCCGGCGCCCGACACCCCGTGGGTGGCCGCCGAGCTCGGCCGGCTCGCTGCCGAGCACACCGACCTCCCGGCGGGCGTCCTGAACGTGGTCACGCCCCGCTCGAACGAGGTCGCGGCGGTCCTCAGCAGCGACCCGCGGGTCGACATGGTGTCCTTCACCGGATCCACCGCCACCGGACGGGCGATCATGGCCGCCGCGGCGCCGACGCTGAAGCGCACCTTCCTCGAGCTGGGCGGCAAGTCCGCGGCCATCGTGCTCGACGACGCCGACGTCGGTGCGGCGGCCGGGGCGACCGCTTTCGCGGCCTGCATCCACGCTGGCCAGGGCTGCGCGCTCACGACCCGGCTGGTGGTGCCGCGGGAGAGGTACGACGAGGCCGTCGAGGTGGCCGCCGCGACGATGGCGGGCATCGGCGTGAAGGACCCCGGCGACCCGAGCGCGATCTGCGGCCCCGTCATCTCGGCCGCACAGCGCGACCGCGTCGCGGCGTACCTCGCACTCGCGGCGGAGGAGGGCGGCCGGTTCGCCACCGGCGGCCACGTCATCGACCGCGACGGCTACTGGGTCGAGCCGACCGTCGTCGCCGGCCTGGACAACACCTCCCGGCTCGCGCAGGAGGAGATCTTCGGCCCGGTGCTCGTGGTGATCCCCCACGGCGGCGACGACGACGCCGTCCGCATCGCCAACGACTCCGAGTACGGCCTCTCCGGGTCGGTCGACTCCGCCGACCTCGACCGCGCCCGCGCCGTCGCCCGCCGCATCCGCACCGGCACCCTGGCCGTCAACGGCGGCGTCTGGTTCAGCGCCGACGCCCCCTTCGGCGGCTACAAGCAGTCCGGCCTCGGCCGCGAGATGGGCGTCGCCGGCTTCGAGGAGTACCTCGAGACCAAGACGATCGCGGAGCCGGCATGA
- a CDS encoding SDR family oxidoreductase: MRFQDKTVVVTGAAQGIGEAYAVALAAEGAHVVVADLNEESGEQVAKRIGADGGSARFVRCDVSSPESAEALAAEATEAFGGIDALVNNAAIYGDMAFDLLVSVDWDYYKKFMSVNLDGALVMTRACLPSMQARGGGAIVNQSSTAAYLYSGFYGLAKVGINGLTQQLAHEVGGMGIRVNAIAPGPTDTEATRTQAGDASQELVKNLALKRMGQPRDMVGACLFLLSEEASWITGQVLAVDGGQTFRL; the protein is encoded by the coding sequence ATGAGGTTCCAGGACAAGACCGTCGTCGTGACCGGCGCGGCCCAGGGCATCGGGGAGGCGTACGCCGTGGCGCTGGCCGCGGAGGGCGCCCACGTGGTCGTGGCCGACCTCAACGAGGAGTCGGGGGAGCAGGTCGCGAAGCGGATCGGGGCCGACGGCGGCTCGGCGCGGTTCGTGCGCTGCGACGTGTCCTCGCCGGAGTCGGCGGAGGCGCTGGCAGCGGAGGCGACCGAGGCCTTCGGCGGCATCGATGCGCTGGTCAACAACGCCGCGATCTACGGCGACATGGCCTTCGACCTGCTGGTCAGCGTCGACTGGGACTACTACAAGAAGTTCATGAGCGTGAACCTCGACGGCGCACTGGTGATGACGCGGGCCTGCCTGCCGTCGATGCAGGCGCGTGGCGGCGGCGCGATCGTCAACCAGTCCAGCACCGCGGCCTACCTCTACTCCGGGTTCTACGGGCTGGCGAAGGTCGGCATCAACGGCCTCACCCAGCAGCTCGCCCACGAGGTGGGCGGCATGGGCATCCGGGTCAACGCGATCGCGCCCGGGCCGACCGACACCGAGGCGACCCGCACCCAGGCGGGCGATGCGTCCCAGGAGCTGGTCAAGAACCTCGCGCTGAAGCGGATGGGGCAGCCCCGCGACATGGTGGGAGCGTGCCTGTTCCTGCTCTCCGAGGAGGCGTCGTGGATCACCGGCCAGGTCCTCGCCGTCGACGGCGGCCAGACCTTCCGGCTGTGA
- a CDS encoding NAD(P)-dependent oxidoreductase, producing the protein MTEHPRRPSVDSARTRVGFVGLGNIGKPMAQRLAAAEHVSLTVYDVAPGPVAELTEAGASAAEDLGDLARDVDVVCVMVRDDDQVRDVLESVLAGGRAGGEPLVVAVHSTVAPTTPADLADAAARHGVHVVDAPVSGGPMGAAAGTLAILVGGSDEAFARARPALEVLGEKVVHAGEVGAGTRFKLARNLLHFVAFTAATEAQRLAEAAGLDLVALGDVVRHTDAITGGPGAIMHRDTTAEIEPDDFWHDVFGHVRDLGEKDLGFACALADELGVDVPLARLARDRLGPGLGLP; encoded by the coding sequence GTGACCGAGCATCCGCGACGACCGTCGGTCGACTCGGCCCGGACCCGGGTCGGCTTCGTCGGCCTGGGCAACATCGGCAAGCCGATGGCGCAGCGGCTCGCCGCCGCCGAACACGTCTCGTTGACCGTGTACGACGTCGCGCCCGGCCCGGTCGCCGAGCTCACCGAAGCCGGGGCGAGCGCTGCGGAGGACCTCGGCGACCTCGCGCGTGACGTCGACGTGGTGTGCGTGATGGTGCGCGACGACGACCAGGTGCGCGACGTGCTCGAGTCGGTGCTGGCCGGCGGTCGCGCGGGCGGGGAGCCGCTCGTGGTCGCGGTGCACTCCACGGTCGCACCCACGACGCCGGCCGACCTGGCGGACGCGGCCGCGCGGCACGGCGTACACGTCGTGGACGCTCCGGTCTCCGGTGGCCCGATGGGCGCCGCGGCCGGGACGCTGGCGATCCTGGTGGGCGGCAGCGACGAGGCGTTCGCGCGGGCCCGGCCCGCACTGGAGGTGCTGGGGGAGAAGGTCGTCCATGCCGGCGAGGTCGGCGCCGGCACCCGCTTCAAGCTCGCCCGCAACCTGCTCCACTTCGTCGCGTTCACGGCCGCGACCGAGGCCCAGCGGCTCGCCGAGGCCGCGGGGCTGGACCTCGTCGCGCTCGGGGACGTCGTCCGCCACACCGACGCGATCACGGGCGGCCCCGGCGCGATCATGCACCGCGACACCACCGCGGAGATCGAGCCGGACGACTTCTGGCACGACGTCTTCGGCCACGTCCGCGACCTGGGGGAGAAGGACCTCGGGTTCGCGTGCGCCCTCGCCGACGAGCTCGGCGTGGACGTCCCCCTGGCGCGGCTCGCCCGCGACCGCCTCGGTCCCGGCCTGGGACTGCCGTGA
- a CDS encoding carboxymuconolactone decarboxylase family protein, which yields MTDKFADLPEQRRRGLQKMEQVYGFDMTDGEGDFFGYTADHLFGDVWQREGLSDRDRRLLLIGLLAGTGGADVLGIQVPAAYANGELDATALREIVIFLCHYAGWPHGARLNQVVEDTIARGDQ from the coding sequence ATGACCGACAAGTTCGCCGACCTGCCCGAGCAACGCCGCCGAGGGCTGCAGAAGATGGAGCAGGTCTACGGCTTCGACATGACCGACGGCGAGGGCGACTTCTTCGGCTACACCGCCGACCACCTCTTCGGCGACGTGTGGCAGCGCGAGGGACTCTCCGACCGCGACCGCCGCCTCCTGCTGATCGGCCTGCTGGCCGGCACCGGTGGTGCCGACGTGCTCGGCATCCAGGTGCCGGCGGCGTACGCCAACGGCGAGCTGGACGCGACCGCGCTGCGCGAGATCGTCATCTTCCTTTGCCACTACGCCGGCTGGCCCCACGGAGCCCGGCTCAACCAGGTCGTCGAGGACACGATCGCGAGGGGCGACCAGTAG
- a CDS encoding glycoside hydrolase family 16 protein → MFQRRARVRRAAVVAVASATVALGLLPAGMTAPGAQASATETASAAVPQQVKQTVAARRDACGRKIRKRSGRRWRCTFVDNFSRSGQPDEDKWLSGETLWSGFSVEGTCIKAGKRNVKVRRGKMVLKARDEGSSFTCKNPLADFDTRYTGASVGTRGRFSQAYGRFEVRAKLPATNRPGLHAAFWLYPTEHTYGRWPNSGEIDIAEWWSGTPRRVLPSLHYPGRKYWADTGWWCRVRDVNKFHTYAIEWNRRVMRFYQDGRQCWKRKWQPTGVLEAPQPFDHPFNIALTMAVDNSGGRNGVTARTKLPAKFVIDHVKVWK, encoded by the coding sequence ATGTTCCAACGACGAGCTCGGGTACGTCGGGCCGCAGTGGTCGCCGTCGCGTCGGCGACGGTGGCGCTGGGCCTCCTCCCGGCGGGGATGACGGCACCGGGGGCACAGGCGTCCGCCACGGAGACCGCGTCGGCGGCCGTGCCGCAGCAGGTGAAGCAGACGGTGGCCGCGCGCCGCGACGCGTGCGGTCGCAAGATCCGCAAGCGCAGCGGCCGTCGCTGGCGGTGCACGTTCGTGGACAACTTCTCCCGCAGCGGACAGCCGGACGAGGACAAGTGGCTCTCGGGGGAGACCCTGTGGAGCGGCTTCAGCGTCGAGGGCACCTGCATCAAGGCCGGCAAGCGCAACGTCAAGGTGCGCCGCGGCAAGATGGTCCTCAAGGCCCGCGACGAGGGCAGCTCGTTCACCTGCAAGAACCCGCTCGCCGACTTCGACACCCGCTACACCGGCGCGAGCGTCGGCACGCGCGGTCGGTTCTCCCAGGCCTACGGCCGCTTCGAGGTCCGGGCCAAGCTCCCCGCGACCAACCGGCCCGGCCTGCACGCGGCGTTCTGGCTCTATCCCACCGAGCACACCTACGGCCGGTGGCCGAACTCGGGTGAGATCGACATCGCCGAGTGGTGGTCGGGGACTCCCCGCCGGGTGCTGCCGTCGCTGCACTACCCGGGCCGCAAGTACTGGGCCGACACCGGCTGGTGGTGCCGCGTCCGCGACGTCAACAAGTTCCACACCTACGCGATCGAGTGGAACCGGCGCGTCATGCGCTTCTACCAGGACGGCCGCCAGTGCTGGAAGCGGAAGTGGCAGCCGACCGGCGTACTCGAGGCGCCGCAGCCCTTCGACCACCCCTTCAACATTGCGCTCACGATGGCGGTGGACAACAGTGGCGGCAGGAATGGGGTCACGGCGCGCACCAAGCTCCCCGCGAAATTCGTGATCGACCACGTCAAGGTGTGGAAGTGA